The Plasmodium yoelii strain 17X genome assembly, chromosome: 1 genome contains a region encoding:
- a CDS encoding fam-c protein gives MNKKIYNLVTVVSFILLIVTIQSFTNNEDLNKYVKKNKNVHDEYELNSIYINNNEKFRHRSLSEYSLEDDYTFGSDTIKELSNNKKSNCFNCFNIFKRNKKNKKSSNTNGFPSKVTLLVGNVPHSFPVQSPEHYQFLLNLKNRLDNHPSNLKLNE, from the exons atgaataaaaaaatatataatttagttACCGTTGTTTCCTTTATCCTTCTGATTGTAACAATACAATCTTTTACAAATAAT GAggatttaaataaatatgtcaAGAAAAATAAGAACGTACATGATGAATATGAACTAAacagtatatatataaataataatgaaaaatttagACATAGAAGTCTTTCAGAATATAGTTTAGAAGATGATTACACTTTCGGTTCCGATACAATTAAAGAACTTTCAAATAACAAAAAGTCTAATTgttttaattgttttaatatatttaaaagaaataaaaaaaataaaaaatcttCAAATACCAATGGATTTCCTTCTAAGGTAACATTACTAGTTGGAAATGTTCCGCATAGCTTTCCTGTACAAAGTCCAGAACATTATCagtttttattaaatttaaaaaacagATTAGATAATCACCCTTCAAATTTAAAACTAAATGAATaa